Proteins encoded in a region of the Zea mays cultivar B73 chromosome 4, Zm-B73-REFERENCE-NAM-5.0, whole genome shotgun sequence genome:
- the LOC109945764 gene encoding probable LRR receptor-like serine/threonine-protein kinase At3g47570, whose product MEEEMAVKVFDLEMPGAERSFLAECEALRSIQHRNLLPIRTACSAVDNRGGMFKALLYEFMPNGSLDTWLHPRAAPAAGEKAPKRLGFSQRVNIIVNVADVLDYLHHECGRPTVHCDLKPSNILLDDDLNALLGDFGIARFYADSKSAPSPAVDPTSSVGVRGTTAAPNLPTYAYITFA is encoded by the exons ATGGAGGAGGAGATGGCAGTGAAGGTCTTCGACCTCGAGATGCCAGGCGCGGAGAGGAGCTTCTTGGCCGAGTGCGAAGCGCTGAGGAGCATCCAGCATCGCAACCTTCTCCCCATCAGAACCGCGTGCTCGGCGGTCGACAACAGGGGCGGCATGTTCAAGGCCTTGCTCTACGAGTTCATGCCTAACGGGAGCCTCGACACGTGGTTGCACCCTAGAGCGGCGCCGGCGGCGGGCGAGAAAGCTCCGAAGCGTCTAGGGTTCTCTCAGAGAGTGAACATCATCGTCAACGTAGCCGATGTGCTGGACTATTTGCACCACGAGTGCGGGAGGCCGACTGTTCACTGCGACCTGAAGCCCAGCAACATCCTCCTGGACGACGACCTGAACGCCCTTCTGGGAGATTTCGGCATCGCGAGGTTTTACGCTGACTCCAAGTCAGCACCGTCGCCGGCGGTAGACCCAACTAGTTCCGTCGGTGTGAGAGGGACTA CAGCAGCACCCAACCTCCCAACGTACGCGTACATTACGTTTGCGTGA
- the LOC109946031 gene encoding cinnamoyl-CoA reductase 1 translates to MTVVVDAVVPTDAAGAPAAAAAAPAVRPGNGQTVCVTGAAGYIASWLVKLLLEKGYTVKGTVRNPDDPKSAHLKALDGAAERLVLCKADLLDYDAIRRAVHGCQGVFHTASPVTDDPEQMVEPAVRGTQYVVNAAAEAGTVRRVVFTSSIGAVTMDPGRGPDVVVDESCWSDLEFCKRTRNWYCYGKAVAEQAARDLCRQRGLELAVVNPVLVVGPLLQPAVNASIGHVLKYLDGSARTFANAVQAYVDVRDVADAHLRVFESPRASGGRYLCAESVLHREDVVRILAKLFPEYPVPTRCSDEVNPRKRPYRFSNQKLRDLGLVFRPVSQSLYDTVKNLQEKGHLAVLGEQTTTTTTEAGREECPAADLQQQGGIAIRA, encoded by the exons ATGACCGTCGTCGTCGACGCCGTCGTCCCCACCGATGCGGCCGGCGCCCCTGCTGCTGCGGCCGCGGCACCGGCGGTGCGGCCGGGGAACGGGCAGACCGTGTGCGTCACCGGCGCGGCCGGCTACATCGCCTCGTGGCTGGTCAAGCTGCTGCTCGAGAAGGGGTACACTGTCAAGGGCACCGTCAGGAACCCAG ATGACCCGAAGAGCGCGCACCTCAAGGCGCTGGACGGCGCCGCCGAGCGGCTGGTCCTCTGCAAGGCCGACCTGCTGGACTACGACGCCATCCGCCGAGCCGTGCACGGCTGCCAGGGCGTCTTCCACACCGCCTCCCCCGTCACCGACGACCCG gaGCAAATGGTGGAGCCGGCGGTGCGCGGCACACAGTACGTGGTCAACGCGGCGGCGGAGGCCGGCACGGTGCGGCGGGTGGTGTTCACGTCCTCCATCGGCGCGGTCACCATGGACCCCGGCCGCGGGCCCGACGTCGTTGTCGACGAGTCGTGCTGGAGCGACCTCGAGTTCTGCAAGAGAACGAGG AACTGGTACTGCTACGGCAAGGCGGTGGCGGAGCAGGCGGCGCGGGACTTGTGCCGGCAGCGCGGGCTGGAGCTGGCGGTGGTGAACCCGGTGCTGGTGGTGGGCCCGCTGCTGCAGCCGGCGGTGAACGCCAGCATCGGGCACGTGCTCAAGTACCTGGACGGCTCCGCCCGCACCTTCGCCAACGCTGTGCAGGCGTACGTGGACGTGCGCGACGTGGCCGACGCGCACCTCCGCGTCTTCGAGAGCCCCCGCGCGTCCGGCGGCCGCTACCTCTGCGCCGAGTCCGTCCTCCACCGCGAGGACGTCGTCCGCATCCTCGCCAAGCTCTTCCCCGAGTACCCCGTACCCACAAG GTGCTCCGACGAGGTGAACCCGCGGAAGCGCCCGTACAGGTTCTCGAACCAGAAGCTCCGGGACCTGGGCTTGGTGTTCCGCCCGGTGAGCCAGTCGCTGTACGACACGGTGAAGAACCTCCAGGAGAAGGGCCACCTAGCGGTGCTGGGAGAgcaaacgacgacgacgacgacggaggccggCCGCGAGGAGTGCCCCGCCGCCGACCTGCAGCAGCAGGGAGGAATCGCCATCCGCGCGTGA